In Bos indicus isolate NIAB-ARS_2022 breed Sahiwal x Tharparkar chromosome 19, NIAB-ARS_B.indTharparkar_mat_pri_1.0, whole genome shotgun sequence, the following proteins share a genomic window:
- the KRT36 gene encoding keratin, type I cuticular Ha6 yields MASQFCSPIFSSGSIRGHCGATSGISRVSCVRSVGSCRGPSLAGSASSVRLGLSSLGSCLPGSFLSSGFHSSGFAGAGGWFCEGSFNGNEKETMQFLNDRLASYLEKVRQLERENAELESRIREWYESQAPYICPDYQCYFKTIEELQQKILLTKADNARLVLQIDNAKLAADDFRTKYETELGMRQLVEADTNGLRRILDELTLCKADLEMQVESLKEELICLKKNHEEEVNTLRCQLGDRLNVEVDAAPPVDLNKILDEMRCQYETLVENNRRDVEAWFNTQTEELNQQVVSSSEQLQCCQTEIIELRRNVNALEIELQAQHSMRNSLESTLAETEARYSSQLAQMQGLIGNVEAQLAEIRCDLERQNQEYQVLLDVKARLESEIATYRRLLEGEDCKLPAHPCATECKPAVRVPYVSTGPCAPAPQLSTQIRTITEEIRDGKIISSREHVQPL; encoded by the exons ATGGCTTCCCAGTTCTGCTCCCCGATCTTCTCCTCTGGGTCTATCAGGGGCCACTGTGGTGCAACCAGCGGCATCTCTCGGGTGTCCTGTGTCCGCTCCGTGGGCTCCTGCAGGGGGCCCAGCCTTGCTgggtcagcctcctctgtcaggCTGGGCCTCTCCAGCCTTGGGAGCTGCTTGCCTGGTTCCTTCCTGTCCTCTGGGTTCCATTCCTCTGGCTTTGCCGGGGCCGGGGGCTGGTTCTGCGAGGGCTCCTTCAATGGCAACGAGAAGGAGACCATGCAGTTCCTGAACGATCGCCTGGCTAGCTACCTGGAGAAGGTGCGGCAGCTGGAGCGGGAGAATGCGGAGCTGGAGAGCCGCATCCGCGAGTGGTACGAGTCTCAGGCCCCGTACATCTGCCCCGACTACCAGTGCTACTTCAAGACCATTGAGGAGCTCCAGCAGAAG ATCCTGCTGACCAAGGCTGACAATGCCAGGCTGGTCCTGCAAATTGACAACGCCAAGCTGGCTGCCGACGACTTCCGGACCAA GTATGAGACGGAGCTGGGCATGCGGCAGCTGGTGGAGGCCGACACCAATGGCCTGCGCCGGATCCTGGACGAGCTGACCCTGTGCAAGGCTGACCTGGAGATGCAGGTGGAGTCTCTGAAGGAGGAGCTGATATGTCTCAAGAAGAACCATGAGGAG GAAGTCAATACACTCCGATGCCAGCTTGGGGACCGGCTGAATGTGGAGGTGGATGCTGCTCCCCCGGTGGACCTCAACAAGATCCTGGATGAGATGAGATGCCAGTATGAGACCCTAGTGGAGAATAACCGCAGAGATGTGGAGGCCTGGTTCAACACCCAG ACCGAGGAGTTGAACCAGCAGGTGGTGTCCAGTTCAGAGCAGCTGCAGTGCTGCCAGACAGAGATCATCGAGCTGAGACGCAACGTCAATGCCCTGGAGATCGAGCTGCAGGCTCAGCACAGCATG CGGAATTCCCTAGAATCCACCCTGGCAGAGACTGAGGCCCGCTACAGCTCCCAGCTGGCCCAGATGCAGGGCCTGATTGGCAATGTGGAGGCTCAGCTGGCTGAGATTCGCTGCGACCTGGAGCGGCAGAACCAGGAGTACCAGGTGCTGCTGGATGTCAAGGCCCGGCTGGAGTCAGAGATCGCCACCTACCGCCGCCTGCTCGAGGGAGAAGACTGCAA GCTGCCTGCCCATCCTTGTGCCACGGAATGCAAGCCTGCTGTTAGAGTTCCTTACGTCTCAACCGGTCCCTGTGCCCCGGCCCCCCAGCTCAGCACCCAGATCCGCACCATCACAGAGGAGATCAGAGATGGGAAGATCATTTCTTCCAGGGAGCACGTGCAGCCGCTGTAA
- the KRT35 gene encoding keratin, type I cuticular Ha5 codes for MASKCLKASFSSGSLKVPGGAGGGSAHVSTIFSSSSCKLPSFSRGPRSFSACSVGLGKSSCRAASCLPALCLPSGGFATSYGMAGGWFGEGILTGNEKETMQFLNDRLASYLEKVRQLERENAELESRIHEWCEQQVPYLCPDYQSYFQTIEELQKKTLCTKSENARLVVQIDNAKLAADDFRTKYETEVSMRQLVESDMNGLRRILDDLTLCKADLEAQVESLKEELLCLKKNHEEEVNSLRCQLGDRLNVEVDAAPPVDLNRVLNEMRCQYETLVENNRREAEDWFNTQTEELNQQVVSSSEQLQSYQAEIIELRRTVNALEIELQAQHSMRDALESTLAETEARYSSQLAQMQGLIGNVESQLAEIRCDLERQNQEYQVLLDVRARLECEINTYRGLLDSEDCKLPCNPCAPDHSPSKSCLPCLPVASCGPGTARTTCSPRPICVPCPGSRF; via the exons ATGGCTTCCAAATGCCTCAAGGCCAGCTTCTCGTCGGGGTCTCTCAAGGTCCCGGGAGGGGCTGGTGGGGGCTCGGCTCACGTGTCCACAATATTCTCCAGCAGCTCTTGCAAGCTCCCCAGCTTCTCCCGGGGGCCTCGGAGTTTCTCTGCCTGTTCAGTCGGGCTGGGCAAGAGCAGCTGCAGGGCCGCCAGCTGCCTGCCTGCTCTCTGCCTCCCCTCTGGAGGCTTTGCTACCAGCTACGGCATGGCCGGGGGCTGGTTTGGTGAGGGCATTCTTACAGGCAATGAGAAGGAGACCATGCAGTTCCTAAACGACCGGCTGGCCAGCTACCTGGAGAAGGTGCGGCAGCTGGAGCGGGAGAACGCGGAGCTGGAGAGCCGCATCCACGAGTGGTGTGAGCAACAGGTGCCCTACCTGTGCCCCGACTACCAGTCTTACTTCCAGACCATCGAGGAGCTCCAGAAGAAG ACCCTGTGCACCAAGTCTGAGAACGCCAGGCTGGTGGTGCAGATTGACAATGCCAAGCTGGCTGCAGATGACTTCAGGACCAA GTACGAGACCGAGGTATCCATGCGGCAGCTggtggagtcagacatgaatggCCTACGTAGGATCCTGGATGATCTGACCCTGTGCAAGGCCGACCTGGAGGCCCAGGTGGAGTCCCTGAAGGAGGAGCTGCTCTGCCTCAAGAAGAATCATGAGGAG GAAGTGAACTCCCTGCGCTGCCAGCTGGGTGATCGACTCAACGTCGAGGTGGACGCTGCCCCACCCGTTGACCTGAACCGGgttctgaatgagatgaggtgccAGTATGAGACCCTGGTGGAAAATAACCGCCGGGAGGCTGAGGACTGGTTTAACACCCAG actgaggaactgaaccaGCAGGTGGTGTCCAGCTCGGAGCAGCTGCAGTCCTACCAGGCGGAGATCATTGAGCTGAGACGCACGGTCAATGCCCTGGAGATTGAGCTGCAGGCCCAGCACAGCATG AGAGATGCTTTGGAATCCACCCTGGCAGAGACAGAGGCCCGCTACAGCTCCCAGCTGGCCCAGATGCAGGGCCTGATCGGCAACGTGGAGTCGCAGCTGGCAGAGATCCGCTGTGACCTGGAGCGGCAGAACCAGGAGTACCAGGTGCTGCTGGACGTGCGGGCCCGGCTGGAGTGTGAGATCAACACGTACCGGGGGCTGCTGGACAGCGAGGACTGCAA gCTCCCTTGTAACCCGTGTGCCCCGGACCACTCGCCCTCTAAGTCTTGCCTCCCCTGTCTTCCTGTGGCCTCCTGTGGGCCTGGCACAGCCCGCACCACCTGTAGCCCCCGCCCCATCTGTGTGCCCTGCCCGGGAAGCCGGTTCTGA
- the KRT32 gene encoding LOW QUALITY PROTEIN: keratin, type I cuticular Ha2 (The sequence of the model RefSeq protein was modified relative to this genomic sequence to represent the inferred CDS: substituted 1 base at 1 genomic stop codon): MSIKRLEQNAVGRPHYNSGSCSLSDKPSDCSPASIKSXPWSFSVGSSCMSCQPEWYLGYICQPGMCVPSLSVSTTYYPTSSIFSSMGSNSLFYESVFSSNERETLQLLNNRLAAYLERVRQLEQENVELERQLQEACEFQEPTVGPNYFRYFQIIEELQQKILYSKAENARIVVQIDNTKLAADDFRSKYEMELGLRQLVEADTNDLRRILDELTLCKADLEMQVESLKEELMCLKKNHEEEVGALRCQLGDRLNIEVDAVSPVDLNKVLEEMRCRYEALVETNRRDVEEWFNKQMEELNQQVVTSSEQLQSYQSDIIDLKRTVNTLEIELQTQHSLRDSLENTLTETEARYGSQLAQMQGLVTNVESQLAEIRCDLERQNQEYRVLLDVRARLECEINTYRGLLDSEDCKLPGNPCSTPSQPPCAPAPSVPRTLCVPRTVCVPCVPCHPSCH; the protein is encoded by the exons ATGAGTATAAAAAGGCTCGAGCAGAATGCGGTTGGCAGACCACATTACAATTCAGGTAGCTGCAGCCTTTCTGACAAGCCATCTGACTGCTCCCCAGCCTCCATCAAGAGCTGACCCTGGTCCTTCTCTGTTGGCTCTAGCTGCATGAGCTGCCAGCCAGAGTGGTATCTGGGTTACATCTGCCAGCCTGGGATGTGTGTACCTTCTCTGTCTGTGTCCACCACCTACTACCCAACCAGCAGCATCTTCAGCTCCATGGGTTCCAACAGTTTGTTCTATGAAAGTGTCTTCAGTAGCAATGAGAGGGAGACCCTGCAGTTACTGAACAACCGCCTGGCTGCCTACCTGGAGAGGGTGAGGCAGCTGGAGCAGGAGAATGTGGAGCTGGAGAGACAACTCCAAGAGGCCTGTGAGTTTCAAGAGCCCACTGTGGGTCCTAACTACTTTCGTTATTTCCAGATCATTGAGGAGCTCCAGCAGAAG ATTCTGTACTCAAAGGCAGAGAATGCCAGGATAGTCGTGCAAATTGACAACACCAAGCTGGCTGCAGATGACTTTAGGAGCAA GTATGAGATGGAGCTGGGCTTGCGGCAGCTGGTGGAGGCCGACACCAATGACCTGCGCCGGATCCTGGACGAGCTGACCCTGTGCAAGGCTGACCTGGAGATGCAGGTGGAGTCTCTGAAGGAGGAGCTGATGTGTCTCAAGAAGAACCATGAGGAG GAAGTTGGTGCTCTCCGATGCCAGCTTGGGGACCGCCTTAACATTGAGGTTGATGCTGTGTCCCCAGTGGACTTGAACAAGGTGCTGGAAGAGATGCGATGTCGGTATGAGGCTCTGGTGGAGACCAATCGCAGGGATGTGGAGGAATGGTTCAACAAGCAG ATGGAAGAGCTTAACCAGCAAGTGGTCACGAGCTCCGAGCAGCTTCAGAGCTACCAGTCAGATATCATTGATTTGAAACGAACGGTCAACACACTGGAGATCGAgctgcagacccagcacagcctg aGAGACTCCCTGGAGAATACCCTGACAGAGACAGAGGCCCGCTACGGCTCCCAGCTGGCCCAGATGCAGGGCCTGGTCACCAACGTAGAGTCCCAACTGGCTGAGATCCGCTGTGACCTGGAGCGGCAGAACCAGGAGTACCGGGTGCTGCTGGATGTGAGGGCCCGGCTGGAGTGTGAGATCAACACGTACCGGGGGCTGCTGGACAGCGAGGACTGCAA GTTGCCGGGTAACCCATGCTCCACTCCCTCCCAGCCTCCTTGTGCGCCGGCCCCCAGTGTGCCCCGGACCCTCTGCGTGCCCCGCACTGTCTGTGTGCCTTGTGTGCCCTGCCACCCGAGCTGCCACTGA